In Candidatus Scalindua japonica, a single genomic region encodes these proteins:
- the rd gene encoding rubredoxin — MTKWECTVCGYIYDPEKGDSVNDIAPGTPFEDLPDDWVCPACGAGKDAFEKVE, encoded by the coding sequence ATGACAAAATGGGAATGTACAGTTTGCGGTTATATATATGACCCGGAAAAAGGAGACAGTGTTAACGATATAGCACCAGGTACTCCATTTGAAGACCTGCCGGATGATTGGGTATGTCCTGCATGTGGCGCCGGCAAAGATGCATTTGAGAAAGTTGAGTAA